From the Populus nigra chromosome 13, ddPopNigr1.1, whole genome shotgun sequence genome, the window GTCCGACAATTCATGTTAACGTTCACGGTCCCTAAAACAGCCCTCAAGACAGTCCCACAAACCTGTCCTCTATCACCTAGAATTTGGGAATTGAACAGATTTTATATTCCTATATCCTTCCAAAATGTCATATAGTTTCTGTTAAAAGATAGAGTGCATCTCAACATGAtaaaattcttctaattttccAAATAATATTAGTCTCTACTCTCTTTGAATTTTCACTCTTTGCAACTCAAGTTTGCAATTCAGCAAACACAgaataaatattcatcttatatCATTTCTTCATGCACCAAGGACATAAAAAAACTGAGTGATACTGTAATTAAAACTTTTGCGTCAGAGGAATGGATTTACCTTATACCATCAAGCACAGAATCCCAGCAAAAATGTGTATGACCAAACACATGGCATGCAGAAGCATTCCCCTCACTTCCATGTATTGACCTTATGCGAACCTCGAGAAAATCAGAACCAATGATTTTTGGAAGGTTCGGATAAAATAGCATCCTTTTCTCTGGACAGAGTTCTTGCCTGGGTTTAAGAACAGGGTGTGACAAATGATGTACTCTGTATAGTAAGAAAATCTTAAATGCTAAGTAGTGGCTTTGAGtcatttgatgtttatttatattCCAGTTTTTCTGAGCAAAACGCATCCAACCTTAATGAACAGGAGTTAGATTTAGAGAATTATAAGAAGATGAGtctttatatgataaaaaaactaacaaaaaaaaatagcactgGGGTTCCAAGAATAGATATAAAACAATAGCAAGCTTCATAGTTTGTGgcgattttttagttttaagaaGCAATTTCTGAGTATTGCAATAAAAGTTTTGGAGCAACTAACCTGGGAAGAAAGTGAGAGAATGTAATTATTTGAgtgcatgtattttttattaacttgacTGCATCCtcattttcttcattcattGCATCAAAGTACGAGGCAAGAGAGGTTGATATGTTTGATACTTCCCTTGGCCATTTGCATGCATGAAAGTCCTTGCATACCTACAATTAGAACAAATTAAATGGATATACACAACTCAAAAAAAATTACGAGCATTTACAATGTCACAAACTATAAATTACTTGATTGTGAAGTAAACCAGACAAATAAAAAGGCAGATGAACAAGTGAAAGGAGTTCAAAACAAACCCAAAGAATAGCATCCACATAGTCTTGTTAGAATGAATCACCTACATAAACACCTAGAGGTTCACTCTAGTCAGTGACTAAGTGTGATGCAAGGTTGTTCTACAACGACCAGCACTGAAACTCCCAAACTATGAACCAACCCCTAAAGCTCCTATCAATTCCCAGACTCTGAGATACTTCAAGTTTTAAGCATTTAGATGCTGCAAGTATAAAATTTTGCACCAagataaataatcaaatactgTCTTTTTTCAATATGGAAAAGCTTGAGAAAATCAGGCGCTAAATAGCCAGCCATCTAGGTATCTAAGATTGATTAACTCAATCTACTCTATATTAGATTGTCAATATGGCAATTCCATTTTCCTTTACTGATGAAGGACAGAGGGAATGTCATGGGTGCCATGCACTGTCAAGTATGAAAACAGAACTAAATCCATATGAAAGTTAAGTCAAGcatcataattatacaaattctagatgatgattttgttgtcatccatgttttttaaatcttaCGAGCATATAAGAAAGTGAATCACCATCTCCAAAGAAGGAATTCGTATGCCAGCAATGTCCATCTCTCTATCAAAACTCTGCAAGAAAGTAAGTTGTGCATGATGAAAGCATTAGCCATTGAATTGACCAGCCATCGGCACTTTTTAGTTTAGAAgcagaagggaaaaaaatatcaggAATAGGATTTGCACCCCAATTACCTCATGGTACCAAGAAAACAAAGGCACGATTCCGAGGTCATATAACACCATTGGTCTGGTTTGAACTCCAAGTCCTCTACATGCATCAAGCAATTTATTCAGCTTGTCTAGAGAATCAAGCTGAAATGCATTTCTTTAGTAA encodes:
- the LOC133670694 gene encoding uncharacterized protein LOC133670694 isoform X5; protein product: MSLRLTTTFTPPCPFSRIDFNMSSMFLGIMIFGVAPSLRATHIIGLGVQTRPMVLYDLGIVPLFSWYHESFDREMDIAGIRIPSLEMVCKDFHACKWPREVSNISTSLASYFDAMNEENEDAVKLIKNTCTQIITFSHFLPRVHHLSHPVLKPRQELCPEKRMLFYPNLPKIIGSDFLEVRIRSIHGSEGNASACHVFGHTHFCWDSVLDGIRYIQAPLAYPRERKRRMNGGETWLPFCVYSGGKFADRLSPCYWSDYYAAHPRAPHVTELAPWVARFYNRA
- the LOC133670694 gene encoding uncharacterized protein LOC133670694 isoform X3; protein product: MVMVMRSISSCLTLSQTPPPPPPRPRASDHLSTQKQCKRNSRKYCITRPQILPPPPLSRDALGFRVFVLSDLHTDYPENMNWVKSLSTKAYKNDLLLLAGDVAETYHNFYSTMSLLKDRFQHVFYVPGNHDLWCRSEPEGHPYYLDSLDKLNKLLDACRGLGVQTRPMVLYDLGIVPLFSWYHESFDREMDIAGIRIPSLEMVCKDFHACKWPREVSNISTSLASYFDAMNEENEDAVKLIKNTCTQIITFSHFLPRVHHLSHPVLKPRQELCPEKRMLFYPNLPKIIGSDFLEVRIRSIHGSEGNASACHVFGHTHFCWDSVLDGIRP